The Sphingomonas sp. LY54 genome includes a region encoding these proteins:
- a CDS encoding carboxymuconolactone decarboxylase family protein yields the protein MLDWVEYRNEILGRIGEMGQLSPDTLKGYQTLSGAGAKTGHLDGKTRELIALAVAVTTRCDGCITVHSKAALNEGATREEIAEALGVAVALNAGAALVYSGRVLDAVAGHQA from the coding sequence ATGCTGGACTGGGTCGAATATCGGAACGAGATCCTCGGGCGGATCGGCGAGATGGGGCAGCTCAGCCCGGACACGCTGAAAGGCTATCAGACGCTGTCGGGCGCGGGCGCGAAGACCGGCCATCTCGACGGCAAGACGCGGGAATTGATCGCGCTGGCGGTGGCGGTGACGACGCGCTGCGACGGCTGCATCACGGTGCACAGCAAGGCCGCGCTTAACGAAGGCGCGACGCGCGAGGAGATCGCCGAGGCGCTGGGCGTCGCGGTCGCGCTCAACGCCGGCGCGGCTTTGGTCTATTCGGGCCGCGTGCTCGATGCCGTGGCGGGCCACCAGGCCTAG
- a CDS encoding alpha/beta fold hydrolase encodes MPTKAFDFTGADGQRLSGRLDEPDGPASAYALFAHCFTCTKDSIAAVRISRALTALGYGVLRFDFTGLGQSKGEFADSNFSGSIADLVAAADAMRAAGHAPALLVGHSLGGAAVLAAAAQIPETKAVATIGAPSDVDHVTRLFAGDVAELEAKGEAEVRIGGRPFKLRRSFLDDLAAHDQAERIRALGKPLLILHSPQDATVGIDNATAIYRAARHPRSFVALDGADHLLTDRRDAEFAAAIIAAWASRYVADPAPARSEKQSGAVTVVETGEGAFQVEVSAGGARFLADEPPEVGGLGSGPTPYDLLAAGLGACTAMTLRLYARGKQLPLDRVSVTVGHSRRRDAAPADLFTRRLRLDGDLTDAQRQRLVEIAEKCPVHRTLAGGAAVETELGEAMPAAAAETPGQHARDMAATSGAAVDGSQDRPG; translated from the coding sequence ATGCCGACGAAAGCCTTCGACTTCACCGGCGCCGACGGGCAGCGCCTGTCGGGGCGGCTCGACGAGCCCGACGGGCCGGCCTCGGCCTACGCCTTGTTCGCCCATTGCTTCACCTGCACCAAGGACTCGATCGCGGCGGTGCGGATCAGCAGGGCGCTGACCGCGCTCGGCTATGGCGTTCTCCGCTTCGACTTCACCGGCCTCGGCCAGAGCAAAGGCGAGTTCGCCGACAGCAATTTCAGCGGTAGCATCGCCGACCTCGTCGCCGCCGCGGACGCGATGCGGGCGGCGGGGCACGCGCCCGCCCTGCTGGTCGGCCACAGCCTCGGCGGCGCGGCCGTGCTGGCTGCGGCCGCGCAGATTCCCGAGACGAAGGCGGTGGCGACGATCGGCGCTCCGTCCGACGTCGATCATGTCACGCGCCTCTTCGCCGGCGACGTCGCGGAGCTCGAGGCCAAGGGCGAGGCGGAGGTGCGGATCGGCGGAAGGCCGTTCAAGCTGCGCCGCTCTTTCCTCGACGATCTGGCCGCGCACGACCAGGCCGAGCGCATCCGCGCGCTCGGCAAGCCCTTGCTCATCCTCCATTCGCCGCAGGACGCGACGGTCGGCATCGACAATGCCACGGCCATCTATCGCGCCGCGCGCCACCCCCGGAGCTTCGTCGCGCTCGACGGCGCCGATCACCTGCTCACCGACCGCAGGGACGCCGAATTCGCCGCCGCCATCATCGCCGCCTGGGCGAGCCGCTACGTCGCCGATCCGGCGCCGGCGCGGAGCGAGAAACAGTCGGGCGCGGTCACGGTCGTCGAGACCGGCGAAGGCGCCTTCCAGGTCGAGGTCAGCGCCGGCGGGGCCCGCTTCCTCGCCGACGAGCCGCCCGAGGTCGGCGGGCTCGGCTCGGGCCCGACGCCCTACGATCTGCTCGCCGCGGGCCTCGGAGCCTGTACGGCGATGACTCTGCGCCTCTATGCGCGCGGCAAGCAGCTGCCGCTCGACCGGGTGAGCGTGACGGTCGGCCACAGCAGGCGGCGCGATGCCGCGCCCGCGGACCTGTTCACGCGGCGGCTTCGGCTCGACGGCGATCTCACCGACGCGCAACGGCAGCGGCTGGTCGAGATCGCCGAAAAGTGCCCGGTCCATCGCACGCTCGCGGGCGGCGCCGCGGTCGAGACCGAGCTTGGCGAGGCGATGCCGGCCGCGGCCGCCGAGACTCCGGGCCAGCATGCGCGCGACATGGCCGCGACCAGCGGCGCCGCCGTCGACGGTAGCCAAGACCGGCCCGGATGA
- a CDS encoding M10 family metallopeptidase C-terminal domain-containing protein: MSSVFVRTDANGRILAKSGKTYQDLAETFSSPSDIASSYGPIATHSDSTVPGSLSGTENGDVIAVHLVAGQTYAFSYRGTPVDGIEDPYLVLYNSAGAYVTEDDDGGAGRGSMITYTATVTGNHYLLATSWYTLDTGNPTLDTGNYTLDVWAANLAHDVPGTFAGAVSIDPGTTYGFLETPGDTDMYRIDMTAGMVYSFGYAGGISSSGDWDDEPGENIGYLELYDAGGNLITEAVNYETGLSFFAEENATYYLRASGYDPAMTGGYTLDLAELNPADYDPLESLNWDSAANVPFVNVAGTPTAYVYFAAAGENFGETQGDSDAALVSLGWTNYEMQQVMLALEEYEHILGVDYVVTTDVNQATFRLITTEDEPYGARFYPQDPAYGSAQGIGTFNVDSGGWGAFPQSLERGGFSFAVILHEFGHAHGIAHPHDTGGGSEIMLGVTGSTGSYGVYDLNQGVYTVMSYNDAWDFHPDGPSAFTVAGIDNGWSGSLGAFDIAVLQARYGVHAHNTGNDVYALSDVADDAFYQTIWDSGGTDAISYGGALDAQIDLTAATLDYTPTGGGVISFLYNEPGVPNSLRVRGGYTIANGVVIENASGGSGDDVLIGNSAANTLTGNAGHDTLLGRDGDDILNGGAGSDILNGGAGKNELIGGAGNDLFVFDDAGSKDKIRDFESGRDVIDLTAFGIDSGDVKISGGKLFVDTDGVGGYDLQIAVQGDKVKMSDILFSEPTTSFAHHSAQDYVIV, from the coding sequence ATGTCATCAGTCTTTGTCCGTACGGACGCGAATGGCCGTATTCTGGCCAAATCCGGCAAGACCTATCAAGATCTCGCAGAGACCTTCTCCAGCCCGTCCGACATCGCCAGCAGTTATGGGCCGATCGCGACCCATTCCGACTCGACCGTGCCGGGCTCGCTGTCCGGAACCGAGAATGGCGACGTTATCGCCGTCCATCTCGTCGCGGGCCAGACCTATGCCTTCTCCTATCGCGGCACGCCGGTCGACGGGATCGAAGACCCCTATCTGGTTTTGTACAATAGCGCCGGCGCGTACGTCACCGAGGACGACGACGGCGGCGCGGGCCGCGGATCGATGATCACCTACACCGCGACGGTGACCGGCAATCACTATCTTCTCGCCACTTCGTGGTACACGCTCGACACCGGCAACCCGACGCTCGACACCGGCAATTACACGCTCGACGTGTGGGCCGCCAACCTGGCTCACGACGTGCCCGGCACGTTCGCCGGCGCAGTCTCGATCGACCCCGGCACGACCTACGGCTTCCTCGAAACGCCCGGCGACACCGACATGTACCGCATCGATATGACCGCGGGCATGGTCTATTCGTTCGGCTATGCCGGCGGCATTTCCAGCAGCGGCGACTGGGACGACGAGCCCGGCGAGAATATCGGCTATCTCGAACTGTACGATGCCGGCGGCAACCTGATCACGGAAGCGGTCAATTACGAGACCGGGCTCAGCTTCTTCGCGGAAGAAAACGCCACCTATTATCTGCGCGCCTCGGGCTACGATCCGGCGATGACCGGCGGCTACACGCTCGACCTCGCCGAATTGAACCCGGCCGATTACGACCCGCTCGAATCGCTCAACTGGGACAGCGCCGCCAACGTTCCGTTCGTGAACGTCGCGGGCACGCCGACCGCCTATGTCTATTTCGCCGCCGCCGGCGAGAATTTCGGCGAGACCCAGGGCGACAGCGACGCGGCCCTCGTTTCGCTCGGCTGGACCAATTACGAGATGCAGCAGGTCATGCTCGCGCTCGAGGAATATGAGCATATCCTCGGCGTCGACTATGTCGTCACCACCGACGTCAACCAGGCCACCTTCCGCCTGATCACGACCGAAGACGAGCCCTATGGCGCGCGCTTCTATCCGCAGGATCCGGCTTATGGCTCGGCGCAGGGCATCGGCACCTTCAACGTCGACAGCGGCGGCTGGGGCGCGTTCCCGCAGAGCCTGGAGCGCGGCGGCTTCTCGTTCGCGGTAATCCTGCACGAGTTCGGCCACGCCCATGGCATCGCCCACCCGCACGACACCGGCGGCGGCTCGGAGATCATGCTCGGCGTCACCGGATCGACCGGCTCCTACGGCGTCTACGACCTCAACCAGGGCGTCTACACCGTCATGTCGTACAATGATGCGTGGGACTTCCACCCGGACGGCCCGTCGGCCTTCACGGTCGCCGGCATCGACAATGGCTGGTCGGGCTCGCTCGGCGCGTTCGACATCGCCGTCCTGCAGGCCCGCTACGGCGTCCATGCCCATAATACCGGCAACGACGTCTATGCGCTGAGCGACGTGGCCGACGATGCCTTCTACCAGACGATCTGGGATTCGGGCGGCACCGACGCGATCAGCTATGGCGGCGCGCTCGACGCCCAGATCGATCTCACCGCGGCGACGCTCGACTACACCCCGACCGGCGGCGGCGTGATCTCCTTCCTCTACAACGAGCCGGGCGTGCCCAACTCCCTGCGCGTCCGGGGCGGCTACACGATCGCCAACGGCGTCGTGATCGAGAATGCCAGCGGCGGCAGCGGCGACGACGTGCTGATCGGCAACAGCGCCGCCAACACGCTCACAGGCAATGCCGGCCACGACACGTTGCTCGGCCGCGACGGCGACGACATCCTGAACGGCGGCGCCGGCAGCGACATCCTGAACGGCGGCGCCGGCAAGAACGAGCTGATCGGCGGCGCCGGCAACGACCTGTTCGTGTTCGACGACGCCGGCTCGAAGGACAAGATCCGCGACTTCGAGTCGGGCCGCGACGTGATCGATCTCACGGCGTTCGGCATCGACAGCGGCGACGTGAAGATCTCGGGCGGCAAGCTGTTCGTCGATACCGACGGCGTGGGCGGCTACGATCTCCAGATCGCCGTCCAGGGCGACAAGGTGAAGATGAGCGACATCCTGTTCAGCGAACCGACGACGTCCTTCGCGCACCATTCCGCGCAGGACTACGTAATCGTCTGA
- the trpA gene encoding tryptophan synthase subunit alpha yields MTDRYAMMFDRLRGAGEGAFGAFVILGDPGIDATGTILDALVEGGADMIEVGIPFSDPVADGPTIQAAAERALAQGVTTADCFAMLKAFRSRHPHVPVGVLTYANLVLARGRDAFYRAAAEAGVDSVLVADVPAFEAAPFVQSARDHAIAPVLIAATNTPEATLQRIALLGQGYTYCVARAGVTGAETEMRLDHEGLLAALEREGAPPPVLGFGISTPDHVRAALAAGAAGVISGSAIVRLIERDGAEAGPAIKAFVSEMRGACAIKGLAVE; encoded by the coding sequence ATGACCGATCGCTACGCCATGATGTTCGATCGCCTGCGCGGCGCCGGCGAAGGCGCGTTCGGCGCGTTCGTGATTCTCGGCGATCCGGGCATCGACGCGACCGGCACGATCCTCGACGCTCTGGTCGAGGGCGGCGCCGACATGATCGAGGTCGGCATCCCCTTCTCCGATCCGGTCGCCGACGGGCCGACCATCCAGGCCGCTGCCGAGCGCGCACTGGCACAGGGCGTCACGACCGCCGATTGCTTCGCAATGCTGAAGGCCTTCCGCAGCCGGCATCCGCACGTGCCGGTCGGCGTGCTGACCTATGCCAATCTGGTGCTGGCCCGCGGCCGCGACGCTTTCTACAGGGCCGCGGCCGAAGCCGGCGTCGACAGCGTGCTGGTCGCCGACGTGCCCGCTTTCGAGGCGGCGCCTTTCGTCCAGTCGGCGCGCGACCATGCGATCGCGCCGGTGCTGATCGCGGCCACCAACACGCCCGAAGCGACGCTGCAACGCATCGCCCTATTGGGCCAGGGCTACACTTATTGCGTGGCGCGCGCCGGGGTGACCGGCGCCGAGACCGAGATGCGGCTCGACCATGAAGGCCTGCTCGCGGCGCTGGAGCGCGAAGGCGCGCCGCCGCCGGTGCTCGGCTTCGGCATTTCCACGCCGGACCATGTGCGGGCCGCCCTCGCGGCCGGAGCGGCGGGCGTGATTTCGGGATCGGCGATCGTGCGGCTGATCGAGCGCGACGGCGCCGAAGCCGGGCCGGCGATCAAGGCGTTCGTGTCGGAGATGCGCGGCGCGTGCGCAATAAAAGGCCTCGCCGTGGAATAA
- the trpB gene encoding tryptophan synthase subunit beta, producing MLMSGRFGDFGGAYVPEILMPALEELEAAFLAAQKDPVFLAELDELLVKYAGRPTPLTRCRNLGSDKARLYLKREDLLHGGAHKTNQVLGQALLAKKMGKRRIIAETGAGQHGVATALAGALFGLETRIYMGAHDAERQKLNVFRMRLMGAEVIPVESGGRGLKDAVNEALRDWTASFHDTHYLLGTVAGPHPFPLMVRDFQRVIGQEARAQIIDEEGRLPDAVIACVGGGSNAMGMFADFVDDAEVRLIGVEAAGKGLDGAEHGATLLRGRPGVLHGAETYVLQDEDGQISDSWSVSAGLDYPAVGPEHAYLKDSGRAEYVGATDREALDAFALLARSEGIVCAFESAHALAHALKMVEAAKEETVLVVNLSGRGDKDMEQAQRLLGFEA from the coding sequence ATGCTGATGTCCGGCCGGTTCGGCGACTTCGGCGGCGCCTATGTGCCCGAAATATTGATGCCCGCGCTGGAGGAGCTGGAAGCGGCCTTCCTAGCCGCGCAGAAGGACCCGGTCTTCCTCGCGGAGCTCGACGAGCTGCTCGTCAAATATGCCGGGCGGCCGACCCCGCTCACCCGCTGCCGCAATCTCGGCTCGGACAAGGCGCGGCTGTATCTGAAGCGCGAGGACCTGCTCCACGGCGGCGCTCACAAGACCAACCAGGTGCTCGGCCAGGCCCTCCTCGCCAAGAAGATGGGCAAGCGCCGCATCATCGCCGAGACCGGCGCCGGCCAGCATGGCGTCGCCACCGCGCTCGCCGGCGCCTTGTTCGGGCTCGAAACGCGCATCTACATGGGCGCGCACGACGCCGAGCGGCAGAAGCTCAACGTCTTCCGCATGCGGCTGATGGGCGCCGAAGTGATCCCGGTCGAGAGCGGCGGCCGCGGCCTCAAGGACGCGGTCAACGAGGCGCTGCGCGACTGGACGGCGAGCTTCCACGACACCCATTATCTGCTCGGCACAGTCGCCGGCCCCCATCCCTTCCCGCTGATGGTGCGCGATTTCCAGCGCGTCATCGGCCAGGAGGCGCGCGCCCAGATTATCGACGAGGAAGGCCGCCTGCCGGACGCCGTGATCGCCTGCGTCGGCGGCGGATCGAACGCGATGGGCATGTTCGCCGATTTCGTCGACGACGCGGAGGTCCGCCTGATCGGGGTCGAGGCCGCCGGCAAGGGCCTCGACGGCGCCGAACATGGCGCCACCTTGCTGCGCGGCCGGCCCGGCGTGCTGCACGGCGCGGAGACCTATGTTCTGCAGGACGAAGACGGCCAGATCAGCGACAGCTGGTCGGTCTCGGCCGGGCTCGATTATCCGGCGGTGGGACCGGAGCACGCTTACCTCAAGGACAGCGGCCGCGCCGAATATGTCGGCGCGACCGACCGCGAGGCGCTCGACGCCTTCGCTTTGCTGGCGCGCTCGGAGGGGATCGTCTGCGCGTTCGAATCCGCCCACGCGCTGGCGCACGCTTTGAAGATGGTCGAGGCCGCGAAAGAGGAGACGGTGCTGGTCGTCAATCTCTCCGGCCGCGGCGACAAGGATATGGAACAGGCCCAGCGCCTGCTGGGGTTCGAGGCATGA
- the trpCF gene encoding bifunctional indole-3-glycerol-phosphate synthase TrpC/phosphoribosylanthranilate isomerase TrpF yields the protein MTDNVLGAIVARKRIDVAERLAGISLEDLRARAEPTYRSLKAALARPGARFIMEVKRVSPSEGALRTEADPAAFARAYRSAADAISVLIDGPFFGGSYADLEKVRAEFPGPILAKDFVVDVRQVAEARIHGADAVLVMLSVLDDSEAAVVIGEARRLGMDALVEAHDADEVRRAVALGAEIVGINNRDLKTLTVDLAVTERLAGLVPADRLVVAESGISGRADVARLSRHADAFLVGSSLMKAEDPAQAARALAFGRVKVCGLTDQRDLELAAEFGAAYAGLIMVPDTPRALAPDRAQALADAAAQHGLPAVGVFRDEEIETVARRARDLRLEAVQLHGREDSDYIAALRSLLPARCEIWAASAVGTDVAEPQPGADRTLFDTAVDGRSGGTGRSFDWSRVAHRPDLAHAVLAGGLNPDNVQAASQVGAFALDVGSGVESAPGRKDAGKLLAFFEALRMPVRGDASC from the coding sequence ATGACTGACAATGTTCTGGGCGCGATCGTCGCCCGCAAGCGTATCGACGTGGCGGAGCGGCTCGCCGGCATCAGCCTGGAGGATCTGCGCGCCCGCGCCGAGCCGACCTATCGCAGCCTCAAGGCCGCGCTCGCCCGGCCCGGCGCGCGCTTCATCATGGAGGTAAAGCGCGTCTCCCCGTCCGAAGGGGCCTTGCGCACCGAGGCCGATCCGGCAGCGTTCGCGCGCGCCTATCGCAGCGCCGCCGACGCGATCAGCGTGCTGATCGACGGCCCCTTTTTCGGCGGCTCCTATGCCGATCTCGAAAAGGTGCGGGCGGAATTTCCCGGCCCGATCCTCGCCAAGGATTTCGTGGTCGACGTCCGCCAGGTCGCCGAGGCGCGCATCCACGGCGCCGACGCCGTGCTGGTCATGCTCTCCGTGCTGGACGATTCCGAGGCGGCTGTGGTGATCGGGGAGGCGCGCAGGCTGGGCATGGACGCCTTGGTCGAGGCGCATGACGCGGACGAGGTGCGGCGCGCCGTCGCGCTCGGCGCGGAGATCGTCGGCATCAACAATCGCGACCTCAAGACGCTGACGGTCGATCTCGCCGTGACCGAGCGGCTGGCCGGGCTGGTGCCGGCGGACCGGCTCGTGGTGGCGGAATCGGGCATAAGCGGCCGCGCCGACGTCGCGCGCCTCAGCCGCCATGCCGACGCCTTCCTGGTTGGTTCCTCGCTGATGAAAGCCGAGGATCCGGCCCAGGCGGCGCGCGCGCTCGCCTTCGGCCGGGTCAAGGTCTGCGGCCTCACCGACCAACGCGACCTCGAACTGGCCGCCGAATTCGGCGCCGCCTATGCCGGGCTGATCATGGTGCCCGATACGCCGCGCGCGCTGGCGCCGGACCGTGCCCAGGCGCTCGCGGATGCGGCCGCGCAGCATGGCCTGCCGGCGGTGGGCGTCTTTCGCGACGAGGAAATCGAGACCGTCGCCCGGCGCGCCCGCGACCTGCGCCTGGAAGCGGTGCAACTCCATGGCCGCGAGGATTCCGATTATATCGCGGCGCTGCGGTCGCTGCTGCCCGCGCGCTGCGAGATTTGGGCGGCAAGCGCCGTCGGCACGGACGTGGCCGAACCGCAACCGGGCGCGGACCGGACCCTGTTCGACACGGCGGTCGACGGTCGCTCCGGCGGCACCGGCCGTTCGTTCGACTGGTCGCGCGTCGCCCACCGGCCCGACCTCGCTCACGCGGTCCTGGCCGGCGGCCTCAACCCGGACAATGTCCAGGCCGCGTCGCAGGTCGGTGCGTTCGCGCTCGACGTCGGCTCCGGCGTCGAAAGCGCGCCAGGCCGCAAGGATGCCGGCAAATTGCTCGCGTTCTTCGAAGCGCTGCGCATGCCCGTGCGGGGAGACGCGTCATGCTGA
- the trpD gene encoding anthranilate phosphoribosyltransferase has protein sequence MYMNASMAPAAATAFPDAHEDALSRLYAGHSLGEAEAHSLFEALVDGRLDDPTMAAMLIALRLKGETAPELTGAARALRAADAPFPRPDYLFADTCGTGGDGSGSINVSTAAAFVAAACGLPVAKHGNRSITSRCGSADVLEQLGARLDIPAETARRALDETGICFLLAPLYHPGLKHAGPVRRALKVRTIMNILGPCVNPAEPQVQLLGVADPRMIAPVAETLAALGVGRALVVHGAGLDEIALHGESEAILLAEGEMRSLRLSPEQAGLQRRPLATIKGAGPEENAARLSALLKGEGAAAETEVVALNAGALLMTAGLAPDLHDGVALALDAIRSGTPSRHLKMFVEATND, from the coding sequence ATGTACATGAACGCCAGCATGGCCCCGGCCGCCGCCACCGCCTTCCCCGACGCCCACGAAGACGCCCTCTCCCGGCTCTATGCCGGCCATTCGCTCGGCGAGGCCGAGGCGCATAGCCTGTTCGAGGCTTTGGTCGACGGCCGGCTCGACGACCCCACCATGGCGGCGATGCTGATCGCGCTCCGCCTCAAAGGCGAGACCGCTCCCGAGCTGACCGGCGCCGCCCGCGCGCTCCGCGCCGCCGACGCGCCCTTCCCCCGTCCCGATTATCTGTTCGCCGACACCTGCGGCACCGGCGGCGACGGATCGGGATCGATCAACGTCTCGACCGCGGCCGCCTTCGTCGCCGCCGCCTGCGGGCTCCCGGTCGCCAAGCACGGCAACCGCTCGATCACCTCGCGCTGCGGATCGGCCGACGTGCTCGAGCAGTTGGGCGCCCGGCTGGATATCCCGGCCGAGACCGCGCGCCGGGCGCTCGACGAGACCGGGATCTGCTTCCTGCTCGCGCCGCTCTACCATCCGGGCCTGAAGCATGCCGGTCCGGTGCGGCGCGCGCTCAAGGTGCGGACGATCATGAACATCCTCGGCCCGTGCGTGAACCCGGCCGAGCCCCAGGTGCAATTGCTCGGCGTCGCCGATCCGCGGATGATCGCGCCGGTCGCCGAGACGCTCGCCGCCCTGGGCGTCGGGCGCGCTTTGGTCGTGCACGGCGCGGGCCTCGACGAGATTGCGCTGCACGGCGAAAGCGAGGCGATCCTGCTCGCCGAGGGCGAGATGCGCTCGCTGCGGCTGAGCCCCGAACAGGCCGGGCTCCAGCGCCGGCCGCTCGCCACCATCAAGGGCGCCGGCCCGGAAGAGAATGCCGCGCGGCTCTCGGCCCTGCTCAAGGGCGAAGGCGCGGCCGCGGAGACCGAAGTGGTCGCGCTCAATGCCGGCGCGCTGCTGATGACCGCCGGGCTCGCCCCCGACCTGCACGACGGCGTCGCCCTGGCGCTGGACGCGATCCGCTCCGGCACCCCCTCCCGCCACCTGAAGATGTTCGTGGAAGCCACCAATGACTGA
- a CDS encoding cytochrome P450, producing the protein MGQYLDRIDAAPAAERWPLVRRLMMQERQPFFAELRAERPVLELPELTFLTRHHDCTQMLARWRDFGVDLYKPKQGDYFMAQDDSADHWRDKSVMKAILDVERIPAMRAFVGEKTREVLDKSHGRIDAPQALTRAVPIALVQDFFGFTRSDPAKLQAWSYWNQQDAFHNQPFDADVVDDAEHIVAERKRANIMLAFYVGRLVLRRSVQVKLGKDIDDSVARLLRLSSSEGIQFPLRKVLFNAGGLLIGAVETTSHAVNNALAELLGRPDVLARAQRAAAASDPAEFDGYVFEALRFNPAFPYFFRTCHRATQFAGGTPHARSVAPGTTVVACTHSAMFDEAAYADPETFDPRRSAEETFTFGYGHHECLGRHVATAMVPEIVRQVLLRNNLRADAPIEFRGGVPERYMLRWDV; encoded by the coding sequence ATGGGCCAGTATCTCGACCGGATCGATGCGGCGCCGGCGGCCGAACGCTGGCCGCTGGTGCGGCGCCTGATGATGCAGGAGCGCCAGCCCTTCTTCGCCGAATTGCGCGCCGAGCGGCCGGTGCTCGAACTGCCCGAGCTCACCTTTCTCACCCGCCATCACGACTGCACTCAAATGCTCGCCCGCTGGCGCGATTTCGGCGTCGATCTCTACAAGCCCAAGCAGGGCGATTATTTCATGGCGCAGGACGACAGCGCCGATCACTGGCGCGACAAATCGGTGATGAAGGCGATCCTCGACGTCGAGCGGATCCCGGCGATGCGGGCCTTCGTGGGCGAGAAGACGCGGGAGGTCCTCGACAAGTCGCACGGCCGAATCGATGCGCCGCAGGCGCTGACCCGGGCGGTGCCGATCGCGCTCGTCCAGGATTTCTTCGGCTTCACCCGCAGCGATCCGGCCAAGCTCCAGGCCTGGTCCTACTGGAACCAGCAGGACGCGTTCCACAACCAGCCGTTCGACGCCGACGTCGTCGATGATGCGGAGCACATCGTCGCCGAGCGCAAGCGGGCGAACATCATGCTCGCTTTCTACGTCGGCCGGCTCGTGCTGCGCCGCTCGGTGCAGGTGAAGCTCGGCAAGGATATCGACGACAGCGTCGCCCGCCTGCTGCGGCTGTCGTCCAGCGAGGGCATCCAGTTCCCGCTTCGCAAGGTACTGTTCAATGCCGGCGGGCTGCTGATCGGCGCCGTCGAGACGACCTCCCACGCGGTCAACAACGCGCTGGCCGAATTGCTCGGCCGGCCCGACGTGCTGGCGCGGGCGCAGCGCGCCGCGGCGGCGAGCGATCCGGCCGAGTTCGACGGCTATGTGTTCGAGGCTTTGCGCTTCAATCCGGCCTTTCCCTATTTCTTCCGCACCTGCCACCGCGCCACCCAGTTCGCCGGCGGCACGCCGCACGCGCGCAGCGTGGCGCCCGGCACGACGGTTGTGGCCTGCACGCACAGCGCGATGTTCGACGAAGCGGCTTACGCCGACCCTGAGACGTTCGATCCGCGCCGCAGCGCCGAGGAGACCTTCACCTTCGGCTACGGCCATCACGAATGTCTGGGGCGGCATGTCGCGACGGCGATGGTCCCGGAGATCGTCCGCCAGGTGCTGCTCCGGAACAATCTCCGCGCCGATGCGCCGATCGAATTTCGCGGCGGCGTGCCTGAGCGCTACATGCTGCGCTGGGACGTCTGA